The genomic segment TCTCCACCACTGTCCctaaagccatgcacaattccctctgggacaccagagACATCTCCTtctcaggatgtgctgctcaggttTTCTTCTTTGCATTTTTCATGTCAGCAGAGCTTTCCCTCCTGACCGTCATGTGCTACGACTGCTACATGTCCATCTGCAAATCCCTGTACtatgggaccctcctgggcagcagagcttgtgcccacatggcagcagctgcctgggccagtgcctttctcactgctctgctgcacacagccaatacattttccctgcccctgtgtaagggcaatgccctgggccagttcttctgtgaaatcccccagatcctcaagctctcaTGCTCCAAATCCTACCTCAGGGAACTTGGGCTTCTTGTGCTAAGTGCAATTCtattttttggttgttttgtgttcattgttttctcctatgtgcagatcttcagggctgtgctgaggatcccctctgagcagggacggcaaaaagccttttccactgcctccctcacctggtcGTTCTCTCCCTGTTTGTCAGCACTGCGTTTTTTGCCTACCTGAAGCctccctccatgtcctccctatccctggatctggcagtgtcagttctgtactcagtggtgcctccGGTACttaaccccctcatctacagcctgaggaaccaggagctcaaggatGCCTTGGGAAAACTGGTGACTGCAACTTCAgaagcaataaattctcttttctgCTACAGAGCCTTTAGAATATAACTCTTTACAATCTCAGCCTTTTTTTCGCTGTCTTTTTTTTACTGTGGTAACTTCTTCAATTGTTGTAATATTTCTCACAAAATACAAATGTGAGAAATAATATTTCTCCCAAAATGTAGTAGTGCTCTTTGCATTCCTACATTaatatctgtttttaaaaaaaaaaaaaaacgaagaCTTGCAAAAGGCTTGGTCTCTtggcatttaaataaaaacaagtgCCTGCCCCAACCTGTTTGTCCAGGATTCTTCCTCAGCccttctctgtccctgcaggggcagtgCCTGTGAGCAGAGGTGGAGGGAAGAgactcccagcacagcagcacagccagggacaaTGGCCCTGGCTCTTCTCACATCTACTCTGCCCAACTCCAGCCTGTCcttgccagccctgctgtggctttAAGGCTGGAGTGCTCTGGCAGCTTGGTCACTGTCCTGCTgcgtgtccctgctgtggccaCAGGCTGGaccaggccatgggcactgctgggacagagctgggctccagcagagcagctccatcagcaaAGGGCATCtcctgagggcagggcagggaggcttTGCtcccctccagagctgctgtcagcaaTGTGCTCCAGgaatgccctggcacagcaaagcccagtgCCTGGGGCCGGGGGGGGAGTGTGCAGGGGGGGCTCACAGCAgtgtcctggcacagccagagctcctggcatggacctgaggcagcagcacagcagggcctgggctgtgTCTCTGTTCTGGGACAGCCTGGGAAGGTGCCCCAGGGCAATTGTCCCACACCAGCCCCTGCAACCACCATTGCCAGCACTGGCCTCTGCCCTCACCTGCAGGAGGTTGTTTGTCCCTGCACGGAGGGACACCAAGTGACCAGGCCAGCAGGCCAtgtttgctctgtgctgaggacaTCTCAGCATCGAGTGTGTGTGGGGAGATGAACCCCAGTGAGCACAAACACCATCAGCAGCATCCGGGGCTGGCACAATTCCAGTGGCACAAACAGTGCCTTGAGGCCACTTCACTCTGAGAGTAACGTCCTCTGGGAAAACACCTGAATTCTTTGCTGGGTTGTGGTGAGGACTGCACAGAGAGAAATATCCCAGGCAGAGAGGCTCCCGGGAAAAATGCTCAGGGCAGCCATGGACTGCACAGAGAGACATTGGATAGAGTGAGGGTCTGTGGGGAGAAATCAGAGCTGCCTCCCTTCTGAACCACCCCGAGGACctggacagggctgtgctgtgttctgAGCACTGACCTGGAACTGAGGGAGGTGGAAAAGGCCTTTGGTGTCAGGGCTGTTGAGAAGGCTGGGCAGCGTCACTGTGGGACTTCTCCCAAACCCCTTGGAAAGgccagagccatcccagagGGTCCTGGGCACTTGGGAAAGGCAGATATGGAACCAGTCTGcaaacagggcagggagggggactGGGAGAGTCACAGCCTGCTCAGGCtcagcagggaaggggatgtGGCAAATCCTCCTGCAGTCATTTCAGGCACTGGCAGGACAAGGCAGGGACTGCAGAACCCACatgggagagaaaagaagggGATGTTGTGAGCCCAGACTTCAGCCAGGCCTGGGACAAGGTCTGCTGTGGTCTCCTCAGAGCTAGACTGGAGAGAGCTGGGTTGAAGGAGTGGAACATGGGCTGGGTGGGAATTTGGCTGAACAATGAGGGTCAAATGTCATCCATGGTTCAGAGTCCTCTTGGCAGCCATGCCCTGGTGACATCCCTCAGTGACCAGCCCTTGGCCACCACTGTGGAATATTTCTATTGCCTCTAAAATGGCAATAAATGTACTTTCAATTCCTTTATGGATGCTGCCAAATTGCAGGGAGTCTGTGACTGAACTCGTCTAGTTAATGGTGACTGCAAAATGTAATTGGGCAAGATGACTGAGTTGTGTCTTGCCATCAGGCGCCAAGCAAGCCACAAGAAAGGGCAGAAAAAACTAATGCATCAGAACAAAGGCAGTTCAATagggaaaaacccaaatccgaccaaaaaatcccaaaccaaatcaaaaaaaccaaagcaagaCCCACccacaacaacagaaaaaaaccccacaaacaaaccaaccacaaaaagaaaaagccacacAAGAAAAGCAAATCCTCAGGAAATCTCCTACCAGCAGAAAATGTTTGACCACCTTGTTGCAGGAGAGGATTCTGTATGTGTAGGTGCTGTTTTGAAAGAATAAtgtcttaaaaaagaaattaatctcCTACCCTCCTTCTCCCCCCACTTCTCTCAGATGATTTCTGATCATGGTGTGACATGGAATGAAACATCCCTTGGGTCAGTCCAGCCcagctgtcccatccctgttccccaGGAACACTTGCCCACCCCAGGCCCATAGGTTGGGGGGGTTGCATACGCCTCATGCGGGGCGAGCACTGAGACAAGGGCAGGAGAACAGAGCAACATTTACTCTTATCAAGGACACTAGAACAGAACAGCACAGCCTTGGAGAAACTGATTGAGGATGTACCTATGGCAAACAGAAGTCACACAAAATGCAAGTAGgatgccagctcagctctgcaaggcTGACAAAACAGAAGTTATGCAAAACAATAATATTGCCGTTACTCAAAAGGAGGGGTCAAGGAACAGCCACCTTAAAAGGGCACTGGATGTTGAAGACAAAACACAAAGAACCATGAAAGGATTTGAGATAAGGGGTGCAACTCTGTCAAATAAACCCAAAGGAAGTGGGGATAGCTCATGAACACATAATCAGTGTGTGTGACAAAAACTCTGTTCATTTGATGCTCAGTTCACTACAATGGAGAAGGATGGCCCAAGTGACCACCATGCTGTAATAAAGAATACCTGCTTTCAAATACTCAAAACTCTGATAGAAGTTTCTATCCAGAGGATTTCAGTATCAGTGGTGTCCTTGACTCCATTGTGCCCCACAGTTtcacaatggctccttggttccatgaggccttgctgTAGAACAATGGACCCTTGATTCTATTGGGTTCTGTACTGTCAAAATGGCCTCCTTAGTTCTGCACtgccacaatgctctccttggttccacaaggccttgGTGTGTCACAACAGCCTCTTGGTTCCATCAACTGCCACAGTGTCACCCTGGTCTCTTggatctgcagtgtcacaatggacaatTGGTCACAAGCAGCCCCGCTCTGTCACCATGAATATTAGGCTCCGTTGCCCCCccccccacagtgtcacaatggccccttgacTCCACAAGGTTCCACAgcatcaccatggtctccttggctctgcagtatctccatggaccattggttccatgtggccctgctgtgtcacagtggttccttggttccatgaagccccacTGCATAAGAATGGAATCTTGGTCCTTTGAGGTTCTGTactgtcacaatggtctctgtggTTTTGGACTCtaacaatggacccttggtaCCATGAGATTCCATGATGTCACAATTTTCTCTTGCTTCTGGACCGTAATAATGGACCCTTAGTTCCACGAGGTTCCATGATGTCaaaatggtctccttggttccacaaggccttgttttgtcacaatggacccatgGTTCCTTAAGCTTCCATGCTGTCACTATGGTCTCCTCAGAGCCACATTGTCACAATGGACAATTGGCtccatgtccctgctgtgtcacaataaACCCTCAGTGCCATGAGGTTCTatggtgtcacaatggtctgcCTGGTTCAACGAGGCCctggagtgtcacaatggctgcTTGGTTCCATGAGCTGCCACAACATCAACAATGGTCTCCTTGTTTCTGCAGTGTCATAATGGAccctggttccatgaggtcccTAAATGTCACTGCTTTCCTGGGTtccatgtggccctgctgtgtcaccacggccccttggttccatgagtttcTGTACTGTCAGCAATGGTTCCTTTGTTCCActgaggccctgctgtgtcacaatggaccctgGGTTCCATGAAGttcttcagtgtcacaatggccccttggatCCATGAGGTCTCACAGTGTAACCATGGTGTCCTTGGATCCACAGTGCCATAATGGACCGTTGTTGCAGGTGGAATAGATGCTAATAAAGCCCAGGGTAGGGAAGCAAAAAGGACCTTTGCGTGGTACCCACAGATGCTTAATTCAGCCGTGCAGTGAGATGTTCTGAGTCACAAGGCAGGACTCCTGGGGGGAGTCCAGGTTTCTGTATCTCGAGAGGAAGGGGCTAATCAGTGCCATGGGGGCAGTACAAAGATGGGGCCAATGGGGGAATAGGGAGGGAGTGGCTAAGTGACACAGAACATAGGGAAGGAGCTGATGGGGTCAAACAGCTTTTGAGGGAAGATTCTTGTGTCTCCCTAATCCAAGGAATGCCTCTCAGGGTCTCCACAGCTGCAGAATGTCAACACGGCCCCTTGGTTCTTTTGGGTTCCTCAGGATCCCTGTGGCCCCTTGGCTGCATGAggcccagctgtgtcacactggccccttgcttccattGGGCCCCACAGCATCACAGTTGTCCCCCCTTAGTTCCAAGAGGCCCTGCAATGTtacaatggacctttggttcaACAAGTACCACATTGTTCCAATAATCCTTAGTTCCATGGGGCCCTGAAGTGTCACAGTGGTCCCTTGGTTCCGTGGTGCCACGCAGGGCCACCATTGCCCTTTGGCCCAACAGGGCCTCATGGTGTCACAATGGATTCCTTAGTTCCATGGGGACACAAAGTgccacaatggccctttggtttCTCAAGGCCTCAAAGTGTAGAAATGgcctccatggttccatgaggcccttCTGTGTCAAAATGGACTTCTGGTTCCAAGATGCCCCAGAGTGTCATAGTGGTCCTCATTGGTTCTGCACTTTAAGTATCCCCGCCTTGGTCCCTTggagccccacagtgtcactaCTGTGCCCTTGGTTTAATGAGGctttgctgtgtcacaatggcctccatggttccatggtgtcctgcagcagagcaatggtctccttggttccacagtgtCAGAATGGCCCCTTTGTCCCATggagccccacagtgtcactgtggtccccttgattccatgaggccctgcagtgtcacaatggccccttggttcccATGCATTACAAAGGGCCATAATgttctccatggttccatgaggccctgcaatCTCCCAATGGACCCGCTGTGTCACAAGGCTGCCttagttccatgaggccctgcagtgtcatgGTGTCCCCTTGGCTCCATGAGGCAAAGTAGAATCaaaatggccccttggttccatggagCACCACGGTGTCACCATGGTTCCATTGGttccacagggccccacagtgtaACAgtggacctttggttccatgaggtcccTCAGTGTCTCAGTGGCCCCTTGGCTCTAGGTGGCCATGCTGTGTCACAGTGCCAggtggttccatgaggccctaCGGTGTCCAAATAGTCtccttggctctgggaagccccacagagccacagtggacccttggttccaggAGGCCTTGCTGAGTCACAATGGACTTCTGGTTCCAGGAGCTTTTGCACTGTCAACAATGGTCTGAgcaccacagtgtcaccatggatCCTTagttccatgaggttccagaGCATAACATGATCCCCTTGATTCCACAaggttctgcagtgtcacaatggaccactgGTTTCATGCAGCCCCACACTGTCACAATGGACTTCTGGTTCCAGGAGCTTTTGCACTGTCAACAATGGTCTGAgcaccacagtgtcaccatggatCCTTagttccatgaggttccagaGCATAACATGATCCCCTTGATTCCACAAGGTTCTGCActgtcacaatggaccactgGTTTCATGCAGCCCCACACTGTCACAATGACCCCATGGGTGCAGGAGCTTCCACAATGTCAGCAAtagtctccttggttccatgaggccttgctcTAATACAATGGAGttttggttccatggggtccCACTGCATCACAATGGACCCTTTGTTCTATGGggttccacagtgtcacagctgagTCCTTGGTTCTGTCAGCCTCTGTTGTCACCAAATGTCCAAAATATCAGAATAAGGCTCCTTAACACTAATTTGTCTTTTCAGAGGATATCAATTATTCAGGCCTAAGGTCCAACATGGGATAACTCCTTAGGTTATGAGGACATGTAATTCTACCAGTGTGTTGCTCATATACAGTCACTAAATGTGAATTACAATTTACCCATTTTCATAAAACCCATCCCAAGTTCCCAGATTcagtctttgttttctctgtccctgcacTCTTGTGCCAGatgtcttcttcttctcttcaaACCATCCTTGTTGGGAAAGCAGCCCTTGCATGCcttgttcctgtgctgaaagTTCACAGGCAGGGTAAACATGGAAAGAACCCTTATGGTATCAGCCCAAGGCTtagtgtgggcaggcagaggcaggcaagagacagagctgtcagcaaaggaagggcccagccaggtggggcagctgggggatgccgacagcctgtAGGGACAGAGtcgcagggcagggacaccgtgggacagcctgggcctgaggcaggagcaggagacaagtgacccttgcaggcctggggcttcattgcctccttgtccctgctcagcagcctggcagaggccgccccatgctcctgcccttgccattgcacatccccacatgccagtgcccatcctggcaagagccctgagcaaggagggagggacaggatctgcctggccaggggctggggctcaggccttggcccttggcattcctcaaacacatccagttttgctcagcaccagagacacctttgccttctttgtccccagctgtcatcactgcctccagtgttcttctccaactggaacctggggacactttctcagtcgtgtccctcagtgggacccattaaaacttcaagaaagTTCAGAGTTTAAATCTGAATTCTTGAGATGTTTTCGGAAGACACTCTCAGGGACTGAGCCAGATGTAAACAACATCAAAGTCTTGAGAGGGTCATTAAAATTTTCCTAGTCCAATTATGCAGAGAGATTTCAAACACCTTGTAAGAAATAcacttttctattttaaaggaagtattttattttatttctctttaaagcAGAGGTGGttgcagcattctgtgattgatattgacccagggtctctcctcagcagctctggcctgctcACAGAAGCCGTGCCTTGAGCTCTGACCCAGCGTGGacaaccttgctccacattGCCCAGCCCCATACTGTCTATCCTCACTCCCCTGGGacctgctgtgcttgcagagctggctgcacccagcctaAGAGGGATTTTCCCGTTTTGTACTTTTTGCAGGAATCTGAACCTCCTGAGTTTCCCCAGTGCAAACAGAcacactgctcaggtgtgtgccagccccagatgccaccaaaggcactgcagagctgccctgggccagctgtgagggtggatcatcagcccaagctgcactgggccactgcaaggggctgtggccatgggcactgcactgaccccactgctgggtttggctgccatGGCCATTGTGAGAAATTAAACTGTCCTTGGAAACACTGGGGAGGAGTGGGACACGGAATGGTGTGGGAAACACTGGaacatactgggagtgacactgAGGAAGAGTGGGACAACCTGGGAACACGAGGAATGCTGAGGGGGAATGTGAGTTGACTGGGATGAACTGTGGGGATACACTGGGACATACGGGGAGTGATACTGGGGCAAACTGGGAATACTGGGGACATTGCGGAGAAGGCTCGGGACACTGGGGCATCCTCTGGATGAAATTGTGGTGAACTAGAAGGGAGTGGGAATAAACTCAGGTGTattgggagggactgggctgtACTGTGAGCGATTGGAGGGGCACTGCCGTAGTACCGGGCTGTACTGAGGACGAGCAGGTTTGTACTGGGAAGGACTGGAGAAGGGTGAATGGGCTGTTCCCACCTCCACCTCATCCCATTTGCCGAGGCTCCCGCCGATCACTGCCTGCACCCACTCAGCACCAGGGGTCCAGGCCTAGGGGCGGTGCCTAAGGTTGGTGCCATCTTTCCTTCTTGCCTACAACTCCAGTCATGCCCCACGGCCCGACTGAGCCGTATTAGACGCAGAATTACGACTCCCGTCATGCCCCGCGCTGCACAGAACCCCGGGATCCGCCCCCATCTGTCCCATAAGTGTCCCTCAGACTGTCCAGGATCCCTCAGTGCCCCCTCAGTGCCCATTCGGGACCCCCAAAAACGTCCCCGGACCCCCTAAGTGCTCCCAACCCCACAGATGCCCAGTACAGCCACTTCTGGGAATTCATCACCTCTCATCCCCTgcggccccagagcccctcagaacaCAGTCCTGTGCCTAAaacccctgcagtgccccaTGCCCTAAAGAGCCCAGTTGGAGCTCTCTGAGCTCCCCCCGAGTGCTCCTGAACTGTTTACGTTCCCCCGAGGGCCTCAAGTGGCAGCTCGGCCGCAAAAGTGTCCCCCAAACATCATGTTTTAACCACTTCCGGGACTACAGCTCCCAGCATGCTGTGCGGTGCATGTCCAGCACTAGTCCAGCCGGGACTTCATCTCCTGTCAGGCCCCGCGCCCCACCGAGAGACATTGCAGCTGTGCCCAGAACTCCCGTGATGCTCTGCGGCCCCGTTAAACAGTATGATACCCGCGCCTACAACTCCCATCACCCCCCGCGCCCCAGAGAGCCCTGTTTGAGCCCCTCAAGGGCCTGCCCGGACCCCAAagggccccaaattcccctccctgacctccaagggtcccccaggacccccaagTGCTGCCCCGGACCCCGAACTCTCCCTCAGAATCCCTGAGTGCCCCTCCAAGTGCCCACCTGGCTCCCCAAAGTGCCCTCCAGACTCTCAAGTTTTCTCTGAATTCCCTCCCCAGatccaaaactgccccaaatgtgCCCCAGAAATGTCTCCAGGGACTCCAATGTACCCCCCTTAAAACTGTATTGTAAAAAGATTataaaaaagatgacaaaaacaGTACAGATATAACTAATTATAAGAaagaggaataaataaatagctAATAGagcttaattaattaatgaaggGAATTGTGTTGCTAAGAAATATTGAGCATTAGTTTTCTTGGCTGCTAAACCTGTACTggttttttatataaatataaaacttaggttgtaaaaataaatactgttgttataaatataaataaatataattaatgaaatattaacACTAAATAATGTGttacagaataaaaacaaaataacagattccattaacattttttaatgttttgggaTCTCAGTCCCAGGTATGTGATATCAGACATGGTGAGGctgggggtgaggagcagcttgtCCAAACAGGCTCAGCCTGCAAGGGGCTCATTTTCTCCCTGCCCAGGCCTCCTAAGGAGACATTCAGCATCAAGATCACCTGGAGAATGCTTCTGTCCCCTCTTAtctgaaatgaaaagtaaaaaaatatttccttggctAAGACCAAAAATCATGATGTGCACTTTGGAATCTCCCTCCTGAAGAGAACTCCAAACTGACTCCAGTCACTGCACAAGCCCTGGAGACTCAAAGACAATGGAAGGGAGACAAAGAGCTCCTGAGcgctttctgtattttaatcagCCCCACAgtggatttggggctggctcCAGGACCCTCAGGCACGCAGAGAAGGATGAAGAAGCTGCTCAAGAtgtcagcagcaaaactccaagtgccttggagcatggctgggccccagtgagggcagggagtgccaaaggctgcccagggcctggtgAGGGCAGATCCTTGAGGCCGGGATTTCAGGGAGcccaaggctctgagcagggaacagcaatgctgagcaaggcctggcttggctgcaggaagcagaaaggccaagccctgagcccagcctgggccagcagGGCCTGTCCCTCACGGCTGCCTCGGGGCTCTTGGTGGGCCAGGGGGATAtgaggggcagcaaggacaAAAGCCACAAACCTGTGTGACACTCCAGATCCTCAGGAAACCGAgggccagtgtgacacagcGGGGCCTCAAGGAAACAAGAGGCCATTCTGAGCCTGCGGGGCTGGACACTCCAGAACACTCAAATGTTGGGGGCAACCAAAGGCTCCTTTACTTGACTTTGGTGCTCAGGAGAAACACAAACCAGATATTCTCAACAGATCCAAATGACACAAAGTTTTACTGGTAAAGTACAAAATCTATGAAACTTTGGAAAAGGATTCAATGTAACAATCCAATTCAACATAAAACACTTAGCATAACAGTTATTTCATGATCTTGGCCCATTTAACCTGGAAATCTTTAAACACTTCACATGTTGAGGTACCCAAAAATGTTCCATAGGAAGAGCATTagaaggagaggaaagagagCGACAGAAAGATAGAAGCTCTATAGAAGGACACCCATagggctcccagctcctggggttCCAGCGTGGGTGAGACACAAACCCAGGGGAAGGAGAGTTCATACCAGGGGCTGACCTTGTCCTCTGTGTTTTTAAGCCCCTGGGCCTTTCTGAGGCTCGCCCCAGGTGGGATTTGTGATTGCTCGGGCAATCAGGGCTGGGTTAACGCTGTCCCCACTGTGTGACTGAGTGACAGCTCATCCCAAGGTGTCTCGGGACATtgatctcatccagcctctgacagcgaccatggtgacactggggaacGTCACTGAACCAAGGGTCAGATGTGACAACGTGGGTCCAAGGAcaccatggtgacactggggaacATCACTCAACCAAGGGGCCCATGTGACACagtggggcctcatggaaatGAGGAGCCCATTGTGAATGATAAGGAAGATTCATTACAGACAATTTGATGGGTGAAGGTTTTGGTGTTAATGTCTTTGAAATGGTCTTAATATCTCCATTAACTTTATTACAGAGCCCAGACAGCTTGGCTCCTGAAACAGACATGTGGGTCTGCATGAGCCTGAGTTTATGAA from the Melospiza georgiana isolate bMelGeo1 chromosome 24, bMelGeo1.pri, whole genome shotgun sequence genome contains:
- the LOC131093046 gene encoding olfactory receptor 14C36-like is translated as MISTTVPKAMHNSLWDTRDISFSGCAAQVFFFAFFMSAELSLLTVMCYDCYMSICKSLYYGTLLGSRSVLYSVVPPVLNPLIYSLRNQELKDALGKLGQCL